A region from the Bacillota bacterium genome encodes:
- the purR gene encoding pur operon repressor gives MGKLPRSERLVAITKDLIDRPHSLIPLGRFSEAFNAAKSSISEDVAIIKRAFEDLRLGKIETVAGAGGGVRFIPYLWGDEIAGVVRDFCEELASPKRILPGGFVYMTDLLFSPSHMTRAGRVFASTFAGVMPDCVLTVETKGIPPAFMTAAAFNVPLAIARRDSQVTEGPIVSINYVSGSTKRLQSMSLARRAIPEGARVLIIDDFMKGGGSAKGLSDLVREFGAETVGIGVLIATAEPREKLVSDFVSLMVLEGVDEEAKRAIVRPSQWVVEGQ, from the coding sequence ATGGGAAAGCTGCCCAGGAGTGAACGCCTCGTAGCTATAACCAAGGATTTGATCGACCGCCCCCACTCCCTGATCCCTCTGGGTCGTTTTTCGGAGGCTTTCAACGCCGCGAAGTCGAGCATCAGCGAGGATGTAGCCATTATAAAGCGCGCCTTTGAAGACCTCCGGCTGGGAAAGATCGAGACTGTGGCCGGGGCTGGAGGGGGTGTCCGGTTCATCCCTTATCTCTGGGGGGACGAGATCGCCGGAGTGGTCCGGGACTTCTGCGAAGAGCTCGCCAGTCCCAAGAGGATCCTGCCGGGAGGGTTTGTCTACATGACAGACCTTTTGTTTTCCCCTTCTCATATGACGCGGGCTGGCCGCGTCTTTGCGAGCACGTTCGCCGGTGTTATGCCCGACTGCGTCCTGACGGTCGAGACGAAGGGTATACCTCCAGCGTTTATGACGGCAGCGGCATTTAACGTGCCCCTCGCCATCGCCCGCCGCGACAGCCAGGTCACGGAGGGGCCGATAGTCAGCATCAATTACGTTTCGGGGTCAACGAAAAGGCTCCAGTCGATGTCGCTCGCCCGGCGCGCCATACCCGAGGGGGCGAGGGTGCTCATTATCGATGATTTCATGAAGGGCGGCGGCAGCGCAAAGGGACTGAGCGATCTCGTGCGGGAGTTCGGGGCGGAGACCGTCGGCATCGGTGTGCTCATAGCCACCGCCGAGCCCCGGGAGAAGCTGGTTTCGGATTTCGTGTCCCTTATGGTCCTCGAGGGCGTGGATGAGGAGGCCAAGAGGGCGATAGTAAGGCCTAGCCAGTGGGTTGTCGAAGGTCAATAG
- a CDS encoding HAMP domain-containing protein, with protein MKSIKTRLLLVILAIIIISMGSITFLNYRTAAGLLTGETEESGLKLARLGAQNVSEWLSARLVEMNFLASMPAIQSMDWSQQGPYLRAILPTLGNYEMVVIAGPDGTYRDPLEAVGNIGDEEYFKKALSGTPYISDVVSFKSIGGSMIAIAVPINGTFGAINGVLVGLISLKSFAKIIADIKLGETGQSYLVGGDGSLIAGGSEKDAHLRGNLLESKDARLASAVKEMVAGKSGIARYSLSPGGTGGAGSEMMLVHAPVPNTSWSLALTVPEHEITHEARKLASSSLMLVVVGLLATFIVVLLLTSAVARPILAIKDQLAAIAAGGGDLTKEIRVKSSDETGQLAGAFNQFVGSLRGIIRQSMDIAGRVAASGEQLSASMDEAVKSTQQIAASIEQVAKGATEQSAAAQATSGATSEMGGAIAQIARGAEEQAAGASEAVAVVEDMVENIHRAVSMIQEAAAAASANDRSAAAGSEAVSKVVANMSGIEKVVADAASRINQLGEQSQQIGTIIEVIDDIAERTNLLALNAAIEAARAGEHGRGFAVVADEVRKLAERSSRATKEIAGLLSHITGGIQDAVKAMVKGTEEVRNGSALARDAGKALEAILDVTAKGQKSLEQVAAFTEGLNEGASRVSKAVDRIASIARANLEATRAMARNSERVEQDIANIAAISEESAAAAEEVSASVAEMTASINEVAAAAKSLAQLSEELRAVANQFTV; from the coding sequence ATGAAGAGCATAAAAACAAGGCTTCTCTTGGTTATCCTTGCCATTATTATCATATCAATGGGCTCTATTACATTCCTCAATTATCGAACCGCCGCCGGCCTCCTGACTGGCGAGACGGAGGAATCCGGGTTGAAGCTAGCCAGGCTGGGGGCTCAAAACGTCAGCGAGTGGCTTTCCGCCCGGCTGGTAGAGATGAACTTCCTGGCTTCGATGCCGGCGATTCAATCGATGGATTGGAGCCAGCAGGGGCCGTACCTCAGGGCGATCCTGCCGACGCTCGGCAATTATGAAATGGTCGTGATAGCGGGCCCTGATGGGACATACCGGGACCCGCTGGAGGCCGTTGGGAATATAGGGGACGAAGAATATTTCAAGAAGGCGCTTTCGGGGACGCCCTACATCTCGGATGTGGTAAGCTTCAAGAGCATAGGCGGCTCCATGATAGCCATCGCGGTCCCAATAAACGGCACCTTCGGTGCTATCAATGGCGTCCTGGTTGGCCTGATTTCATTGAAGTCCTTTGCTAAGATTATTGCCGATATTAAACTCGGGGAAACCGGCCAGAGTTACCTCGTGGGCGGCGATGGAAGCCTGATAGCGGGCGGGAGCGAGAAAGATGCGCATCTCCGCGGCAACCTGCTGGAAAGCAAGGATGCCCGCCTCGCCAGTGCTGTAAAGGAGATGGTCGCCGGCAAGAGCGGCATAGCCCGCTACAGCCTGAGCCCGGGCGGCACTGGGGGTGCTGGCTCCGAGATGATGCTGGTCCACGCGCCCGTCCCCAATACCAGCTGGTCGCTGGCGCTGACTGTTCCCGAGCACGAGATTACGCATGAGGCGCGTAAGCTGGCCTCCAGCTCACTAATGCTGGTTGTGGTCGGGCTTCTTGCGACGTTTATAGTCGTCCTCCTGCTCACCAGCGCAGTTGCCAGGCCGATTCTGGCGATAAAGGACCAGCTGGCGGCCATCGCGGCCGGTGGGGGAGACCTTACAAAGGAGATAAGGGTTAAGAGCAGCGATGAGACAGGCCAGCTCGCAGGGGCGTTCAACCAGTTCGTGGGGAGCCTGCGGGGCATCATTCGCCAGAGCATGGACATCGCCGGCCGGGTTGCGGCGTCAGGCGAGCAGCTGTCGGCGTCGATGGACGAGGCCGTGAAGAGCACCCAGCAGATAGCGGCATCGATCGAACAGGTCGCTAAGGGGGCGACCGAGCAATCTGCCGCGGCCCAGGCAACGTCCGGGGCCACATCGGAGATGGGGGGCGCGATCGCGCAGATTGCAAGGGGCGCAGAGGAGCAGGCCGCCGGCGCGTCTGAGGCGGTCGCGGTCGTGGAAGACATGGTTGAAAACATCCACAGGGCAGTTTCCATGATCCAGGAGGCAGCCGCAGCAGCCTCGGCCAACGATCGGAGCGCGGCGGCGGGGAGCGAGGCCGTGAGCAAGGTCGTCGCCAATATGTCCGGAATTGAGAAGGTCGTTGCGGATGCAGCCTCGAGGATAAATCAACTGGGTGAGCAATCGCAGCAGATCGGCACGATAATCGAGGTCATCGATGATATAGCGGAGCGGACAAATCTGCTCGCGTTGAACGCTGCCATTGAGGCTGCGCGCGCCGGCGAGCACGGCCGCGGCTTCGCCGTGGTCGCCGACGAGGTGCGCAAGCTCGCGGAGCGCTCGTCCAGGGCCACAAAGGAGATAGCGGGGCTTCTGAGCCATATTACCGGCGGCATCCAGGATGCTGTCAAGGCGATGGTCAAGGGCACCGAGGAGGTGCGGAATGGCTCCGCGCTCGCCAGGGATGCCGGCAAGGCCCTCGAGGCGATACTGGATGTCACAGCCAAGGGCCAGAAAAGCCTGGAGCAGGTTGCCGCGTTCACCGAGGGCCTCAATGAGGGCGCATCCCGGGTGAGCAAGGCAGTGGATAGGATCGCGAGCATAGCCCGGGCTAACCTGGAGGCAACCCGGGCCATGGCCAGGAATAGCGAGCGGGTCGAGCAGGATATCGCGAATATAGCCGCAATCTCGGAGGAGAGCGCAGCAGCAGCGGAGGAGGTCTCGGCCTCGGTTGCGGAAATGACGGCGTCCATCAACGAAGTGGCGGCCGCCGCGAAGTCCTTGGCCCAGCTCAGCGAGGAATTGCGCGCAGTGGCGAACCAGTTCACGGTTTAA
- the ispE gene encoding 4-(cytidine 5'-diphospho)-2-C-methyl-D-erythritol kinase produces the protein MGHILLAARAKVNLTLDILGRRPDGYHEIESLMQSVDLADIVRVSDGGPGIEIWSDSPDVPADSTNLAAKAALALATSCGARLGARGARIQIHKRIPVAAGLAGGSADAAATLLGLNELWGLGLQASELVEIGARVGADVPFCLTGGTAVARGKGEFIEQLPPLEGAWFVLVVPQIKVSTADVYRQFDVLLGDPGSLDDPGNPGEPGDPGESGNPGGPGDRGSSVCGAVAASASCGPAAAAAATAATYRPRGSNTAKAIEMARSRDIEGLAGALWNALEAVTARRNPEIARIKEMLVARGALGAVMSGSGPAVIGLVRSRESALRVREEISSRDISRDTGIAGTSVSGASGAGVRVFVCGAAPAGVMVKERECVGRGGEQAWWMR, from the coding sequence ATGGGACATATTTTGCTGGCCGCCAGGGCAAAGGTCAACCTGACCCTCGACATCCTCGGCAGACGTCCTGACGGCTATCACGAGATCGAGAGTTTGATGCAATCCGTTGACCTCGCGGACATCGTGAGGGTCAGCGATGGCGGGCCGGGCATCGAGATATGGTCGGATTCCCCTGATGTGCCGGCGGATAGCACGAACCTGGCGGCTAAGGCCGCTCTGGCTCTTGCCACCTCGTGCGGCGCGAGATTGGGTGCGCGCGGTGCGCGTATCCAGATCCACAAGAGGATTCCCGTTGCAGCCGGCCTCGCAGGTGGGAGCGCTGACGCGGCCGCAACGCTTCTCGGGCTCAACGAGCTCTGGGGCCTTGGCCTGCAGGCAAGCGAATTGGTGGAGATCGGCGCCAGGGTTGGGGCTGATGTTCCCTTTTGCCTCACGGGGGGGACCGCCGTGGCCCGGGGTAAAGGCGAATTCATCGAGCAGTTGCCGCCGCTGGAGGGCGCCTGGTTTGTGCTTGTCGTGCCGCAGATCAAGGTGTCGACCGCTGATGTGTACAGGCAATTTGATGTCCTCCTCGGCGATCCCGGCAGCCTCGACGATCCTGGCAACCCCGGTGAACCAGGTGACCCCGGTGAATCAGGTAATCCCGGTGGGCCGGGTGATCGCGGTAGTTCGGTTTGCGGCGCGGTTGCAGCTTCCGCGAGTTGCGGCCCCGCCGCAGCTGCAGCTGCAACCGCAGCTACGTACAGGCCGCGCGGGTCAAACACGGCGAAGGCCATAGAGATGGCCCGGTCCAGGGATATAGAGGGGCTCGCGGGAGCGCTGTGGAACGCGCTCGAGGCGGTAACGGCCCGGCGAAACCCGGAGATCGCGCGGATAAAGGAGATGCTGGTGGCCCGGGGCGCGCTTGGAGCTGTGATGTCGGGTAGCGGTCCCGCGGTTATAGGCCTGGTGCGGAGCAGGGAGAGCGCCTTACGGGTACGCGAGGAGATATCCTCCAGAGACATCTCCAGAGATACTGGTATCGCGGGCACATCTGTATCTGGTGCATCTGGTGCCGGCGTCCGGGTATTTGTATGCGGTGCAGCACCGGCCGGGGTGATGGTTAAGGAAAGAGAATGCGTCGGGAGAGGGGGAGAGCAGGCATGGTGGATGCGGTGA
- a CDS encoding PIN domain-containing protein: MMVFVDTSAWVSLIAKKDPYHEEVARKWSELLEHNAGLVTSSDVCSETLTHLRYNAGHSVALSFYRSLKSAQAQNRILIDWVSPAIFEKAWNLFQRYDDQVFSMVDCTSFIICKKRRIKTALTLDKHFIIMGFEAIPNPGSNMRSSRL; encoded by the coding sequence ATGATGGTCTTCGTTGATACCTCAGCATGGGTTTCCCTGATTGCTAAGAAAGATCCATATCATGAGGAGGTCGCCCGCAAATGGAGTGAGTTGTTGGAGCATAATGCGGGGCTCGTAACCTCCAGCGATGTTTGCTCCGAAACCCTCACGCACCTCCGCTACAATGCAGGACACAGTGTAGCGTTATCATTTTACCGTTCTCTCAAATCCGCTCAGGCCCAAAACCGGATACTGATCGATTGGGTGAGCCCCGCTATATTCGAGAAGGCCTGGAATCTATTCCAGCGCTACGATGACCAAGTTTTCTCTATGGTAGACTGTACAAGCTTTATAATCTGCAAGAAAAGGCGCATCAAAACAGCGCTTACTCTGGACAAGCATTTCATTATTATGGGCTTCGAGGCAATCCCAAATCCAGGTAGTAACATGCGGTCTTCTCGCCTGTGA
- the spoVG gene encoding septation regulator SpoVG, translating to MNITEVRVRKLNGEGRTKGVASIVLDGAFVVKDIRIVEGPKGLFVSMPSKKSPDGEFRDVAYPITSKAREEINAAIMRRFSEANGTSKT from the coding sequence ATGAATATTACAGAGGTGCGCGTGAGGAAGCTAAACGGTGAGGGGAGGACAAAAGGGGTTGCCTCGATAGTCCTTGATGGTGCATTCGTTGTGAAGGATATCCGCATTGTCGAAGGTCCGAAGGGCTTGTTCGTTTCGATGCCGAGCAAGAAGTCGCCGGACGGCGAATTCCGGGATGTTGCGTATCCCATAACCTCCAAGGCTAGAGAGGAGATCAACGCCGCCATAATGAGGCGATTCAGCGAAGCCAATGGGACAAGCAAGACGTAA
- a CDS encoding small, acid-soluble spore protein, alpha/beta type: protein MGRNRSIVSDEVKYEIARELGFADKIKVDNGAYDYSDITTREAGLIVRGLIQKAEEMMANQMRR, encoded by the coding sequence ATGGGTCGGAACCGCAGCATTGTCTCGGATGAGGTGAAATACGAGATCGCACGCGAACTCGGTTTCGCTGATAAAATCAAGGTAGATAATGGCGCCTACGACTACAGCGATATCACCACCAGGGAGGCTGGCCTCATCGTCCGGGGCCTCATTCAAAAGGCCGAGGAAATGATGGCCAACCAGATGAGGAGGTAA
- a CDS encoding beta-galactosidase yields the protein MIPQASINKTLPYRTIHLDFHTSPEITPIAGDFDPADFVETLRSAHANSITCFARCHHGMCYYPSKVAPVHPGLSRDLLGEMIEACHSAGMRIPVYTTVVWDEYSAANHADWLQVDEEGKLVGRPPFGNGYSQWRYLCMNSPYVDYLAAHVEELVRAYDIDGLFFDITFQHTPGCVCNHCMASMRKLGLDPESEADRRKHTLIVERNLMKRMTDLVWDIKPGIDIFFNGRLRLTPQVQNGIRPEAGYFSHFEIESLPSGQWGYDHFPMYARYYKNLGKEILGHTGRFHKSWGDFGGLKNRAALEYECFRMLALGAKCCIGDQLHPGGRLDAAAYERIGQVYASVEKKEPWCRDSVPLAEVGVLISESTRSNEGALRVLQECHYQFDFIDEESDLGKYRVIVAPDRVSFSEGLAGKLRDYLSRGGAMLLSYKSGLDEERSAFVLPEMGVSYLGDAPYSPDFIRVDKAKAPIARGIEDMDHVMYERGLEVRPGAGTETLARVAHPYFNRTYEHFCSHMYSPVAKLTDIPAATRSGNVIYIASPIFAAYRKHGNLVYKRIVENCLRLLLPSKMVESNLPSTAEVMLHRQGDRAVLHILNYIPQRRAESIDLLEDVIPLHDVKLEVRLWFEPRRVYTAPALTDLEFEAAGNSGNSISVTVPVVEGHQMVIFE from the coding sequence ATGATTCCACAAGCCAGCATAAATAAGACTTTGCCGTATCGCACTATCCATCTGGATTTTCACACCTCCCCTGAAATCACGCCAATTGCCGGGGATTTCGACCCGGCGGATTTTGTCGAGACGCTGCGCTCGGCGCACGCCAATTCCATCACCTGCTTTGCCCGCTGCCACCACGGCATGTGCTATTACCCCAGCAAGGTGGCGCCCGTGCACCCGGGCCTGAGCCGTGACCTACTGGGCGAGATGATCGAGGCGTGCCACAGCGCGGGAATGAGAATCCCGGTTTATACCACGGTAGTGTGGGATGAGTATTCAGCCGCCAACCATGCGGACTGGCTCCAGGTGGACGAGGAAGGCAAGCTGGTCGGGCGCCCTCCGTTTGGCAACGGGTATTCACAGTGGCGCTACCTCTGCATGAATAGCCCCTACGTCGATTACCTCGCCGCCCATGTGGAGGAGTTGGTGAGGGCCTACGACATCGATGGGCTGTTCTTCGATATAACATTCCAGCACACGCCTGGCTGCGTGTGCAACCATTGCATGGCGAGCATGAGGAAACTGGGACTGGACCCGGAAAGCGAGGCCGACCGCCGGAAGCACACCCTCATCGTCGAGCGCAATCTTATGAAGCGCATGACCGACCTGGTGTGGGACATCAAGCCGGGGATTGATATATTCTTCAATGGACGCCTGCGCCTCACCCCCCAGGTCCAGAACGGAATACGTCCCGAGGCCGGTTACTTCAGCCACTTTGAAATCGAATCGCTCCCATCGGGCCAGTGGGGCTACGACCACTTCCCGATGTATGCCAGATACTACAAGAACCTCGGGAAGGAGATCCTCGGTCACACAGGCCGTTTCCACAAGTCCTGGGGGGACTTCGGCGGCCTGAAAAACAGGGCGGCGCTGGAGTATGAGTGCTTTAGAATGCTCGCGCTTGGCGCGAAGTGCTGCATCGGCGACCAGCTGCACCCGGGCGGCCGGCTGGATGCCGCCGCGTATGAGAGGATAGGCCAGGTTTACGCATCGGTCGAGAAGAAAGAGCCATGGTGCAGGGACTCTGTCCCCCTGGCCGAGGTAGGCGTCCTGATAAGCGAGTCGACCAGGTCCAACGAGGGCGCCCTGCGGGTGCTCCAGGAGTGCCACTACCAGTTCGACTTCATCGACGAGGAGAGCGACCTGGGGAAATACCGGGTCATCGTAGCGCCGGATAGGGTGTCATTCTCGGAGGGATTGGCCGGCAAGCTGAGGGACTATCTCAGCAGGGGCGGCGCGATGCTCCTTAGCTACAAGTCGGGTCTCGATGAGGAGAGGTCCGCCTTCGTCCTCCCGGAGATGGGCGTGAGTTACCTGGGGGATGCCCCATATTCACCCGATTTCATCCGGGTCGACAAGGCTAAGGCGCCAATCGCGCGCGGGATCGAGGATATGGACCACGTGATGTACGAGCGCGGGCTCGAGGTGAGGCCCGGGGCTGGCACAGAGACCCTGGCCCGGGTGGCGCACCCGTACTTCAACCGGACGTATGAACACTTTTGCTCTCACATGTATTCGCCCGTCGCCAAACTCACCGATATCCCGGCGGCGACGCGAAGCGGCAATGTTATCTATATCGCGAGCCCGATCTTTGCGGCCTATAGAAAACACGGCAACCTCGTATACAAGCGGATCGTGGAAAACTGCTTGAGGCTGCTCTTGCCCTCGAAGATGGTGGAAAGCAACCTGCCTTCCACCGCGGAAGTGATGCTCCACAGACAGGGCGACCGCGCCGTGCTCCACATCCTTAATTACATTCCTCAGCGGCGCGCCGAGTCAATAGACCTCCTGGAGGACGTGATTCCCCTCCACGATGTGAAACTGGAGGTGAGGCTCTGGTTCGAGCCCAGGAGGGTTTATACCGCCCCGGCCTTGACGGACCTGGAGTTTGAGGCTGCGGGAAACAGCGGAAACAGCATCTCCGTGACGGTCCCAGTGGTCGAGGGGCACCAGATGGTGATCTTCGAGTAG
- a CDS encoding D-alanyl-D-alanine carboxypeptidase: MLTTSRTITFGLILIFIASFFVANLLASPGAHAYKPSIDAKAAILIDAVTGQILYEKNTHMRVPPASITKIMTMLLVMEEVEAGKIKLTDTVRTSTYASSIGGSQIWLKEGEEMPLGDMMKAIAIVSANDASTAVAEYIAGSQDDFVAMMNERAKQLGMKDTHFVNPDGLPDPDHYSSAYDISVMARELLKHPKVLEWTSQWLTEIPRPAVPDGVYPLKNTNELIRRYRGADGLKTGMTEEAGYCLVGTARRDDFRLISVVLGADSDEARVTQSIKLLDYGFRNFVRVPIAKKGDKVADAKVARGTKETVPAIVQADFGVVVERGKEDFIDKAFKQQRLTAPVKKGQKVGEYTISLEGKELAKIDVVAGEDVSRANILVVIFRGIRNFFARLFGLRR; the protein is encoded by the coding sequence ATGCTTACAACAAGCCGTACCATCACGTTCGGACTCATACTCATCTTCATTGCCAGCTTCTTTGTAGCTAATCTGCTCGCCTCTCCGGGAGCTCACGCGTATAAGCCATCGATCGATGCGAAAGCGGCGATCCTGATCGACGCCGTCACCGGTCAGATTCTATATGAGAAGAATACCCACATGAGGGTCCCTCCCGCCAGCATAACTAAGATCATGACGATGCTCCTCGTCATGGAGGAGGTCGAGGCCGGAAAGATCAAGCTGACAGACACGGTCAGGACAAGCACCTACGCAAGCTCGATTGGCGGCTCCCAGATATGGCTCAAAGAGGGGGAGGAGATGCCCCTCGGGGATATGATGAAGGCCATAGCGATCGTCTCCGCCAACGATGCTTCGACGGCCGTCGCTGAATACATAGCGGGGAGTCAGGATGACTTTGTAGCAATGATGAACGAACGCGCAAAACAGCTCGGCATGAAGGATACCCATTTCGTCAATCCTGACGGCCTCCCTGACCCTGATCATTACAGCAGCGCATATGATATATCAGTCATGGCTCGCGAGCTCCTGAAGCACCCTAAGGTCCTGGAATGGACATCGCAGTGGCTTACTGAGATCCCGCGCCCGGCGGTGCCCGATGGTGTGTATCCCTTGAAGAATACAAATGAACTTATAAGGAGATATCGCGGGGCCGACGGCCTGAAGACCGGCATGACCGAGGAGGCGGGTTACTGCCTCGTGGGAACGGCCAGGCGCGATGATTTCCGCCTGATTTCGGTTGTTCTTGGGGCGGATAGCGACGAGGCAAGGGTTACTCAATCGATCAAGCTTCTCGACTACGGCTTCAGGAATTTTGTGCGGGTTCCCATTGCGAAAAAGGGAGATAAGGTCGCTGACGCGAAGGTCGCTAGAGGGACGAAGGAGACGGTGCCCGCGATAGTCCAGGCCGACTTCGGCGTAGTTGTTGAAAGGGGCAAAGAGGATTTTATAGATAAGGCCTTCAAGCAGCAGAGATTGACCGCACCGGTCAAGAAGGGCCAGAAGGTGGGCGAATATACAATATCCCTCGAAGGCAAGGAGCTCGCGAAGATCGATGTAGTTGCAGGGGAGGATGTGAGCAGGGCCAATATCCTTGTTGTTATATTCAGGGGCATAAGGAATTTCTTCGCGAGACTTTTTGGGCTCAGGCGCTAG
- a CDS encoding NTP transferase domain-containing protein, with protein sequence MVDAVILAGADNEGPLKDLDPARYEALIEINGKPMVGYVIDAIAGARGIGNIVVVGPGEALESAPGLIDEHIPAGRVRFANRGRSILENLDIGVRELGAGAQDRVFVATGDLPLLTSGAVEDFLERCEKLDSDICYSVVTKETNDARFSGIKRTYMKIADGVLTGGNVMVVRPAAIDKCRKLVDMAVVSRKKPWLMLSVLGVRCAVKFLFGTLRVRDIEERFHRLTGLKGSGVFTPYAEIAMDVDKPAHLEFARSVLGSVSAGGARAGSAGAGSAGSGGAAASSAGAGQRSGC encoded by the coding sequence ATGGTGGATGCGGTGATTCTAGCCGGCGCGGATAATGAAGGCCCTCTGAAGGACCTTGACCCGGCCAGGTATGAGGCGTTGATAGAGATAAACGGGAAGCCCATGGTGGGTTATGTGATCGATGCGATCGCAGGCGCGAGGGGCATAGGGAATATCGTGGTTGTCGGCCCCGGGGAGGCCCTCGAGAGTGCGCCAGGTCTCATAGACGAGCACATACCCGCAGGCAGGGTTCGCTTTGCGAACCGGGGCCGGTCCATCCTGGAGAACCTCGATATAGGGGTCAGGGAGCTTGGAGCCGGCGCACAGGACAGGGTCTTCGTTGCCACCGGAGACCTGCCACTCCTTACCTCCGGGGCGGTCGAGGACTTCCTGGAGCGGTGTGAGAAGCTGGATTCGGATATTTGTTATTCGGTGGTCACAAAGGAAACGAACGACGCCCGCTTCTCTGGCATTAAACGGACGTATATGAAGATCGCGGATGGGGTCCTCACGGGCGGGAACGTCATGGTTGTCCGCCCTGCCGCTATCGATAAGTGTAGAAAGCTCGTGGATATGGCCGTGGTCTCTCGCAAGAAGCCATGGCTGATGCTCTCCGTTCTCGGGGTCAGGTGCGCCGTTAAATTCCTTTTTGGAACACTCCGCGTCAGGGATATCGAGGAGCGATTTCACCGCCTTACAGGCCTCAAGGGCTCGGGCGTTTTCACGCCCTATGCCGAGATTGCTATGGATGTTGATAAACCTGCCCACCTGGAGTTTGCCAGGTCCGTGCTGGGCAGCGTGAGCGCCGGTGGCGCGAGAGCCGGCAGCGCAGGTGCCGGTAGCGCGGGTTCTGGTGGCGCGGCCGCCAGCAGCGCAGGCGCCGGGCAGCGGTCTGGGTGCTGA
- a CDS encoding LysM peptidoglycan-binding domain-containing protein, with the protein MGAGAGVGAGVGANAGPGASPGTETGTGTGKPAPKDSNEPSGWDGNSGGAQVSRTYTVQPGDTLWKIAMQFGTTVDALTRLNGIKNPDLIYPGQVLRVG; encoded by the coding sequence GTGGGAGCCGGAGCCGGCGTTGGAGCGGGCGTAGGTGCAAATGCAGGCCCCGGTGCGAGTCCAGGGACGGAGACAGGCACGGGGACGGGGAAGCCGGCCCCCAAGGATTCAAACGAGCCGTCAGGGTGGGATGGCAATAGCGGCGGCGCACAGGTTTCCAGAACATATACCGTGCAGCCCGGCGACACCCTGTGGAAGATCGCAATGCAGTTTGGGACGACGGTGGATGCCTTGACGAGGCTGAATGGCATCAAGAATCCGGATTTGATCTATCCGGGGCAGGTTCTAAGGGTAGGGTAA
- a CDS encoding LacI family DNA-binding transcriptional regulator: MATMKDVAKRAGVSVSTVSHVLSETKYVSPRLRESVLKAMRELNYQRNQIARSLKRNRSEVIGLIVPDLTTPFFTSIVDGAERVVDANSYSLILGNSRGLHAKELQYLTVFAERCVEGLLVTSCGGITSNRVIELRSSGIPVVLIDQFLPDCEADSVLTDSREAIIKGIGYLAALGHRRIATISGPVERGFFTSKERLEAYLEGLRRYGLEEDSNLILNGGFSKPGGKRAMKQLIGSDNLPTAVFIANGLMTIGAIEALEEAGLSVPGDISILGFDDIHDWFPGMRTSITTFRQPSFEMGAQAADLLFRRIRGESKDAPPRSVRLPVKFIVRDSCAPPRERTLEVRAGT; this comes from the coding sequence ATGGCCACCATGAAAGATGTAGCAAAAAGAGCCGGGGTCTCGGTATCCACGGTCTCACATGTCCTCAGCGAGACGAAGTACGTAAGCCCCAGACTCCGGGAGAGCGTCCTCAAGGCGATGCGCGAATTGAACTACCAGCGCAATCAGATCGCGAGAAGCCTGAAGCGCAACCGTTCGGAGGTTATAGGGCTCATAGTTCCCGACCTGACCACCCCGTTCTTCACATCCATAGTGGACGGGGCCGAGAGGGTCGTGGACGCTAATAGTTACAGCCTGATCTTGGGGAACTCGAGGGGGCTCCACGCAAAGGAGCTCCAGTACCTGACGGTGTTCGCCGAGCGATGCGTGGAAGGCCTGCTGGTGACATCATGCGGCGGCATCACCTCCAACCGTGTTATAGAGCTCAGGTCGTCCGGGATCCCGGTGGTGCTCATCGACCAGTTCCTTCCCGACTGCGAGGCGGATTCGGTGCTGACAGATAGCAGGGAGGCGATCATCAAGGGGATAGGTTACCTGGCGGCGCTCGGGCACCGGCGGATCGCGACGATCTCAGGGCCTGTGGAGCGGGGCTTTTTCACATCGAAAGAACGGCTCGAAGCCTACCTGGAGGGCTTGAGGAGGTATGGGCTGGAGGAGGACTCGAATCTGATCCTAAACGGCGGGTTCTCGAAGCCCGGCGGCAAACGCGCCATGAAGCAGTTGATCGGGTCAGATAACCTGCCTACTGCTGTGTTCATTGCCAATGGCCTCATGACCATAGGGGCTATCGAGGCCCTCGAAGAGGCCGGCCTCTCTGTCCCCGGGGATATCTCCATCCTGGGTTTCGATGATATACACGACTGGTTCCCCGGGATGAGGACATCGATAACGACATTTCGCCAGCCTTCGTTTGAGATGGGCGCCCAGGCCGCCGACCTGCTCTTTCGCAGGATTCGCGGGGAGAGCAAGGACGCGCCGCCAAGGTCGGTAAGGCTGCCCGTCAAGTTCATCGTGCGCGATTCGTGCGCCCCGCCCCGGGAGAGGACCCTCGAGGTCAGGGCCGGCACTTGA